The sequence CTGTGCCTTCACCAACATCCTTTGTGGTAAAAAATGGGTCAAAGACCCGCTTTATGTTTTCCTTTGATATTCCAACACCTGTGTCTGAGATTTCCACTTCAACCCTATTGTCGTATGGCCTGGTTATAACTTTTATACTTCCCCCCGTTTCTGTTGCGTGTATAGAATTAAGAATGATATTCGAAAAAACCTGTTGCATCTGTGCCTTATCCACATAAATCATCGGCAGCATTTTTTCATAATCTCTGTAGACTGTCAGTTTCTTATTTTCAATCTTATATTTCAGGCCATGAATCACCTCATCAATAAGACAGTTAATATCTTCCATACTCTTATGCAGTGGGACCTCCCTCGAAAAATTAAGTAGCCCGCTTATTATTCTTTCACATTTCATACCTTCTTTAATTATTGTATCTATGTCTGCCTTTATTGCCTCTGCGTTATTGTTGCCATTATTAATGTCCTGCTCCAGCAGCCTGGATATTGAGATTATGTTGCCTAAGGGATTATTTATCTCATGGGCGACTCCTGCGGCTAACTCACCGATAGAGGCGAGTTTCTCTGCCTGACATGCCCTTGCATCTGCCTCCATCCTTTTCTCAATGTTCTCTTTGAGGGCTGTGCTCATCGAGTTAAAACTCTTTGCCAGTTCTCCTATCTCGTCTCCCGATGATACAGCAATTCTGTGGTCGAGGTTTCCCTCACCTACCTCTTTTACACCTCTCGCTAAAAGACTTATTGGCCTTGTCATCGCCCTTGAAAGCAAAACCGCTGCAATACCTACCATTATAAAGGTTACAAGACTCACTGTTACCATAACCTGTCTTTGTTTTAAAACAGGGCCAAGAACCCTGTCGCCATATGCCATGGTGACAATATACCAGCCCCTCTGCTGTGATTTGTAAGGAGAGTAATAGACATATGCCATGAGGTTTCCTGAAGATGGGGCCTGAATCACACCCCCATCCCGGGTAATCAATTCTGCCCCATCAGGGTAATCTTCGAAAAAGAGCCTGCCTTTATTTGTCTGATTTAAAAAACACAGGCCGGCATCAGGATGTGAGAGATATATTCCATGCCGGTGCGGTTCATGAAGGTTCTTTTCAAATATAAAGGAATAGCCATTATCCTTTGTTATTGTATTATTTATTATCTCTCCAATCCTCTTGCCCCAGATGTTAATAACAATAAATCCGGCCCTTTTGCCATCTCTGTAAAAGATTGGAGTAGAAAGACGTATCATCGGAGGGCAGAACTGATTATTATCAACACCGAGCTCGAAGTTTGACATCCACACCTGCCCTTTCTTCAAAGTCATCAGCTTATCGAAAAATTCCTTTTCATAGAGGGAACCAACTGTAGTGATGGGTATGTAGGGGTGTGGCTTATTTTTCTCTATAATCTTTAATTCTTTTATCTTGACGAGCACCTGCCCTTTTGTATCAACCACCCTTATTGCCTGAATAGCCCCCTTGTGCTCCTGGTATCTCAGGAAAAACCTCTCTAATATCTCCCGTTTTCTGTCAAAATCATCATAGTTTTCAGACCTCAGAGAATAAAGGAGGGCTTTTAGTATCGGCAGTTGAGCCAATGATAGAACCTCGCCCTCCTGGTCTCTCAAGAAGTTGTCCACCTCTTTTGATGAGCGGCTGACTGATTCCATCAATTCCTCCTTCACCTTATTGGTAAGGGCGCGGCTGCTGACTGTATAATTAAGAATAAAAATAGTTGTGGTGGAAACAATTGCTATTCCCAGGAAGACCATAAGGAGCTTCTGCCTTATCTTCAACCTCATAAATCTAACATACACCAGCCTTTGAGAAATTTTCAATTTTCTTAGAGCACATCTAAATTCCACCTCTCCAGTTCTTTTTTAATGGCACTTATATTCCGCTTTTCATCTATGGCCTTGAGCACCTTTCTCCTGTCAGCGGTGCTCCCATAAAGAATACAGCCGGCAATGACATCCTCTTTAATAACCAGTTTCCTGTAAACATGCCTGTCCCTGTCTTTTTGTATGATACACTCACATTTGCCTTCAGCATCAATATCTCCAGCAGCAACAAGGTCAATGTTAGCTATTTTCAGAACATTTGATGAGACAGTGCCATTATATCGGGCATTTCCACCAGCCATATTTATCCCTGCAATTTCCCCCTGCTTTTCTGATGCAGGCCATATACCGTAAAACATACCTCTGTGCTCGATTATATCTCCAGCAGCGTATATATCAGAAATCTCTGTTTCAAGCCTGTCATTCACAGGCAAACCCTTGCCGAGCTTGATTCCGAGCCTCTCGACAAGTCCTGCATTGGGCCTTACACCTGCAGAGATGATTATTAAATCACAATCTATTTTTCTCCCATCCTCAAGGAGAAGTCCTTCAGCTTTATCGCTTCCGAGAATTTCTTTTGATTTTGCTCCGAGATAAAAAGTAAATCCCATCTCCTCCATCTGGGTCTTGAGCATCTCTGCTCCTTCGTAATCCATCTGCCTTGGAAGAAGCCTTGAGGAAAACTCAACCACTGCCACAGGATGCCCTGTCTTTCTCAGGCTATTGCCAGCCTCAAGGCCAAGGACGCCTCCTCCTATGAGGAGAACCTTTTCTGCACTCTTTGCATAATTGCTTATCTCTATTGCATCCTTCAGGGTTCTGAGTGTAAAGACCCCCTTTTTATCAGCGCCAGGGATCAGAGGGACAAAAGATACACCTCCTGTAGCAATAAGGAGTTTTTCATATTTAAGCCTCTGCCTCGGTTGTGACTCGTACCGACCTGCTGCTGTAACAACCTCTTTATTATTCCTATCGACCTCCTGTACAGGAGTCTTGAGAAAAAGACTTATACCATTGCTGTCATACCAGCTCTGCGAATGGATTATCAGACCATTTTCATCGACTTCTCCTGCAAGGTAGTCCATCAGCCTTATCCTGCTGTAGAATGGGTATTGCTCATCGGTGAGAATGCTTATCTCGCCCTCTTTATCAACCTTGCGGATGTTTGCTGCTGCAGTTGTCCCGGCAACACCGTTACCTATAATTACGTATCTCACATATCCTCCATCTAAAAAGACTGCGTTAACCCCTCCGCAATAGGAAAGCCACCGCAAAAATGCATGCTGCAACAATAACAATTGCACCGCCTGGCGCGAGGTCAAAGGCATAGGAGATGAA comes from Nitrospirota bacterium and encodes:
- a CDS encoding sensor histidine kinase, which translates into the protein MRLKIRQKLLMVFLGIAIVSTTTIFILNYTVSSRALTNKVKEELMESVSRSSKEVDNFLRDQEGEVLSLAQLPILKALLYSLRSENYDDFDRKREILERFFLRYQEHKGAIQAIRVVDTKGQVLVKIKELKIIEKNKPHPYIPITTVGSLYEKEFFDKLMTLKKGQVWMSNFELGVDNNQFCPPMIRLSTPIFYRDGKRAGFIVINIWGKRIGEIINNTITKDNGYSFIFEKNLHEPHRHGIYLSHPDAGLCFLNQTNKGRLFFEDYPDGAELITRDGGVIQAPSSGNLMAYVYYSPYKSQQRGWYIVTMAYGDRVLGPVLKQRQVMVTVSLVTFIMVGIAAVLLSRAMTRPISLLARGVKEVGEGNLDHRIAVSSGDEIGELAKSFNSMSTALKENIEKRMEADARACQAEKLASIGELAAGVAHEINNPLGNIISISRLLEQDINNGNNNAEAIKADIDTIIKEGMKCERIISGLLNFSREVPLHKSMEDINCLIDEVIHGLKYKIENKKLTVYRDYEKMLPMIYVDKAQMQQVFSNIILNSIHATETGGSIKVITRPYDNRVEVEISDTGVGISKENIKRVFDPFFTTKDVGEGTGLGLAVSYGIVQKHMGSINIESELGEGTRCIITLPCDGGSHV
- a CDS encoding NAD(P)/FAD-dependent oxidoreductase translates to MPLTSRQAVQLLLLQHAFLRWLSYCGGVNAVFLDGGYVRYVIIGNGVAGTTAAANIRKVDKEGEISILTDEQYPFYSRIRLMDYLAGEVDENGLIIHSQSWYDSNGISLFLKTPVQEVDRNNKEVVTAAGRYESQPRQRLKYEKLLIATGGVSFVPLIPGADKKGVFTLRTLKDAIEISNYAKSAEKVLLIGGGVLGLEAGNSLRKTGHPVAVVEFSSRLLPRQMDYEGAEMLKTQMEEMGFTFYLGAKSKEILGSDKAEGLLLEDGRKIDCDLIIISAGVRPNAGLVERLGIKLGKGLPVNDRLETEISDIYAAGDIIEHRGMFYGIWPASEKQGEIAGINMAGGNARYNGTVSSNVLKIANIDLVAAGDIDAEGKCECIIQKDRDRHVYRKLVIKEDVIAGCILYGSTADRRKVLKAIDEKRNISAIKKELERWNLDVL